Proteins from a genomic interval of Nitrospina gracilis Nb-211:
- a CDS encoding DUF4390 domain-containing protein: MAVPAWAKPVLSKVTLHADHEKVRVDGILEDAFTDKMMEALHSGVPLTFHYKIELLRHVSFYPDEIISQSTIAHTVQYDTLKKTYEFSSQGDNVERKVATRKSDLCRELMMTLKDVPLSSVYLLDPDERYYVRVKAEMINDDGLWFPFNWLLFFVPIHDFETSWTESSLIQVEPNKGFPADATQPLRSPSGTHAGGLNNAVRAFSQ, translated from the coding sequence ATGGCGGTTCCAGCATGGGCCAAACCGGTTCTGTCTAAAGTGACCCTGCACGCCGATCATGAAAAGGTCCGTGTGGATGGAATACTCGAAGACGCGTTCACCGATAAAATGATGGAAGCGTTGCATAGCGGCGTGCCGCTGACCTTCCATTATAAAATCGAACTTCTGCGTCATGTGAGCTTCTATCCGGACGAAATCATCAGCCAGAGCACCATTGCGCACACCGTGCAGTACGACACGCTCAAGAAAACCTACGAATTTTCATCGCAGGGCGACAACGTCGAGCGCAAGGTGGCGACCCGAAAATCGGATTTGTGCCGGGAATTGATGATGACATTGAAGGATGTTCCTCTGTCCTCGGTTTATCTGCTCGATCCCGATGAACGGTATTATGTCCGCGTCAAGGCGGAAATGATCAACGACGATGGCCTTTGGTTCCCCTTCAACTGGTTGTTATTCTTCGTGCCGATCCACGACTTTGAAACCTCGTGGACCGAATCCAGTCTGATCCAGGTGGAACCCAATAAGGGATTTCCCGCGGATGCGACTCAACCTCTTCGGAGTCCTTCTGGAACGCATGCCGGGGGATTGAACAATGCCGTTCGAGCCTTTAGTCAATAA
- the mutS gene encoding DNA mismatch repair protein MutS, whose amino-acid sequence MMQQYQSIKKEYPDAILFFRMGDFYEMFNEDAKEASKLLDIALTSRNKNKPNAIPMCGIPHHSANMYISRLVKGGKTIAVCEQVEDPKQAKGLVRREVVRVITPGTVLDDNLLDPKSHHFLVALYFGKEQTGLAALDMSTGLFKVTELPRTSADLLRDELGKLDPKEILIPENSTNGNEAHPPMLQGTDYFIQPVEDWTFHHSQAHRVLVEQFKTKTLDGFGCEGWPAAVCAAGALVQYLKETQKSALQHITSLSTFSTQDCMMLDQSTINSLELVQSSDGQRKHSLLGHLDATCTPLGARRLREWILKPLIRLESIQQRLDLVGHYREHLIERNDLREQLKHIFDLERLLGKISMSTCTPRDLIALKNSIRVFPDIQQMIERCPLPAMQAISSGWDNLESVYQRIDERIEDDPPLNIKDGNLIKPGCDEELDRLKAIMKDSNQAIANLEAREKERTGIPQLKVGYNKIYGYYIEVTKKNLDRVPDDFIRKQSLVNTERFISPELKQYEAEITGAEEKVQAIEQRLFHEVRQAVADEGTRIQAMARCIGELDALLGFAQIAHQHNYCRPQMNESDVLRIQNGRHPLVELIDPNQPFIPNDTQLDCNQHQVAIITGPNMAGKSTYLRQVALIVLMAQIGCFVPAEEAEIGLVDRIFSRVGAQDHLQKGQSTFMVEMNETANILNNATRKSLIILDEIGRGTSTFDGISIAWAIVEFLQGPDRIGAKTLFATHYHELTELERLFPSVKNYNVQIKEWNDEIIFLRKIVPGGADKSYGIHVARLAGLPEEVLKRANEVLFNLENSEYDEVGTPKLAQPQPPAAGPQQLGLFGESPSPLVQKLKQLDLDNLTPRQALERLYELRDLLKNG is encoded by the coding sequence ATGATGCAGCAATATCAGAGCATCAAGAAAGAGTATCCCGACGCCATCCTGTTTTTCCGCATGGGCGACTTCTACGAAATGTTCAACGAGGACGCGAAGGAAGCGTCGAAACTCCTCGACATCGCCCTCACCTCCCGCAACAAGAACAAGCCAAACGCCATCCCCATGTGCGGCATTCCGCATCACTCCGCCAACATGTACATCAGCCGCCTGGTGAAAGGCGGCAAAACCATTGCCGTCTGTGAGCAGGTGGAAGACCCGAAGCAGGCGAAAGGGCTGGTTCGGCGCGAAGTCGTGCGCGTCATCACGCCGGGTACGGTGCTGGACGACAACCTGCTCGACCCCAAAAGCCATCACTTCCTGGTTGCGCTTTACTTCGGCAAGGAACAGACGGGACTCGCGGCGCTGGACATGTCCACCGGCCTGTTCAAAGTCACCGAACTTCCCCGGACTTCAGCCGACCTGCTACGGGATGAGCTGGGCAAGCTCGATCCCAAGGAAATCCTGATACCGGAAAACTCAACGAACGGCAATGAAGCCCACCCGCCAATGCTTCAGGGCACGGATTACTTCATCCAACCGGTGGAAGACTGGACGTTCCACCACAGCCAGGCACACCGCGTGCTGGTGGAACAGTTCAAAACCAAAACGCTGGATGGTTTCGGCTGTGAAGGCTGGCCCGCCGCCGTGTGCGCCGCCGGGGCTTTGGTGCAATACTTGAAGGAAACGCAAAAGTCTGCGCTCCAGCACATCACGTCGCTGTCCACCTTCAGCACGCAGGATTGCATGATGCTGGACCAGTCCACCATCAACAGCCTGGAACTGGTGCAATCGAGCGACGGCCAGCGCAAGCATTCCCTGCTGGGACACCTGGACGCTACCTGCACGCCGTTGGGTGCGCGGCGCCTGCGGGAATGGATTTTAAAACCACTCATCCGGCTGGAATCCATTCAACAACGCCTCGATCTCGTCGGCCACTACCGCGAACACCTGATTGAACGCAACGACCTGCGCGAGCAGTTGAAGCATATTTTCGACCTGGAACGCCTGCTCGGTAAAATCTCCATGTCCACCTGCACACCGCGCGACCTGATCGCACTGAAAAATTCCATCCGCGTATTTCCGGACATTCAACAAATGATTGAGCGCTGTCCCCTGCCCGCCATGCAGGCAATCAGCAGTGGCTGGGACAACCTGGAATCGGTGTACCAGCGGATCGACGAGCGCATCGAGGACGATCCGCCACTCAACATCAAGGACGGAAATCTCATCAAGCCCGGTTGCGATGAGGAACTGGACCGGTTGAAGGCCATCATGAAGGACAGCAACCAGGCCATCGCCAACCTGGAGGCGCGTGAGAAAGAACGCACCGGCATCCCGCAACTGAAAGTCGGTTACAACAAGATTTACGGTTACTACATCGAAGTCACCAAGAAAAACCTTGATCGCGTGCCCGACGATTTCATCCGCAAGCAGTCTCTGGTCAACACCGAGCGCTTCATCTCTCCGGAACTCAAGCAGTACGAAGCGGAGATCACCGGCGCGGAAGAAAAGGTGCAAGCCATCGAACAGAGATTGTTTCACGAAGTGCGGCAAGCCGTTGCTGACGAAGGGACACGCATCCAGGCGATGGCACGGTGCATCGGCGAGCTCGACGCTTTACTCGGCTTCGCGCAGATCGCGCACCAGCACAACTACTGCCGTCCGCAAATGAACGAGAGTGATGTGCTTCGCATTCAAAACGGGCGGCACCCGTTGGTAGAACTGATCGATCCCAACCAGCCGTTCATTCCCAACGACACACAACTCGACTGCAACCAACATCAGGTAGCGATCATCACCGGCCCCAACATGGCGGGCAAATCCACTTATCTGCGGCAAGTGGCGCTGATTGTCCTGATGGCGCAGATTGGTTGCTTCGTCCCGGCGGAAGAAGCGGAAATCGGTTTGGTCGATCGCATCTTCTCGCGCGTCGGTGCGCAGGATCATTTGCAGAAAGGTCAATCCACGTTCATGGTGGAGATGAACGAGACTGCTAATATCCTGAACAACGCCACGCGAAAAAGCCTGATCATTCTCGATGAAATCGGGCGCGGCACAAGTACGTTCGACGGCATCAGCATCGCCTGGGCCATTGTCGAGTTTTTGCAGGGCCCCGATCGCATCGGAGCGAAGACCCTGTTCGCCACGCATTACCACGAACTGACCGAACTCGAAAGACTGTTCCCTTCTGTCAAAAACTACAACGTACAGATTAAGGAATGGAATGACGAGATCATTTTCCTGCGCAAGATCGTTCCCGGCGGCGCGGACAAAAGTTACGGTATCCATGTTGCCCGTCTTGCCGGGTTGCCGGAAGAAGTGCTGAAGCGCGCCAATGAGGTGTTGTTCAATCTGGAGAACAGCGAGTACGACGAAGTGGGAACCCCCAAGCTGGCCCAGCCCCAGCCGCCCGCCGCCGGCCCCCAGCAGCTGGGCCTGTTCGGCGAGTCACCGTCTCCCCTGGTCCAGAAACTCAAGCAGTTGGATCTGGATAACCTCACCCCGCGCCAGGCTCTGGAGAGGCTGTACGAACTGCGCGACCTGTTGAAAAACGGTTGA
- the folE gene encoding GTP cyclohydrolase I FolE gives MKELIEKLLLELGEDPSREGLKNTPERVSRSLKFLTGGYWVNIDELVNDALFTDANTDEMVIVKDIDMFSLCEHHMLPFFGKAHVAYLPDGKIIGLSKIPRVVDAFSRRLQVQERLTTQIADCINRVLKPKGVAVVIEALHLCMSMRGVEKQNSYTTTSSMLGYFKTNPSTRGEFLSLINGSPRYRT, from the coding sequence GTGAAAGAGTTGATTGAAAAATTGCTGCTCGAGCTGGGAGAAGATCCCTCCCGGGAAGGCCTTAAAAATACCCCCGAGCGGGTGTCCCGTTCCCTGAAATTTTTGACCGGCGGTTACTGGGTCAACATCGACGAGTTGGTGAACGACGCGCTGTTCACCGATGCCAACACCGATGAGATGGTGATCGTCAAGGACATCGACATGTTCAGCCTGTGCGAGCACCACATGCTCCCCTTCTTCGGCAAAGCGCACGTCGCCTACCTGCCGGACGGAAAAATCATCGGCCTCAGCAAAATCCCCCGCGTGGTGGATGCCTTCAGCCGCCGCCTGCAGGTGCAGGAGAGACTGACCACTCAGATCGCCGACTGCATCAACCGCGTGTTGAAACCGAAAGGCGTCGCCGTGGTCATCGAAGCCCTGCATCTGTGCATGTCCATGCGCGGTGTGGAAAAGCAGAATTCATACACCACCACGAGTTCCATGCTGGGTTACTTCAAAACCAACCCCAGCACGCGCGGCGAATTCTTAAGCCTGATCAACGGCAGTCCGCGCTACCGCACCTGA
- a CDS encoding FmdB family zinc ribbon protein, translated as MPIYEYECEKCKERTEALQKADDPPLEKCEKCGGPLHKCVGGGTFHLYGPGFYTTDNKRKYLK; from the coding sequence ATGCCGATTTACGAATACGAATGTGAAAAGTGCAAAGAACGAACCGAAGCCCTGCAGAAAGCGGACGATCCGCCTCTCGAAAAATGCGAGAAATGCGGCGGACCGCTTCACAAGTGCGTGGGCGGGGGCACCTTTCACCTCTACGGCCCCGGCTTCTACACCACGGACAATAAACGCAAATACCTGAAATAA
- the ybeY gene encoding rRNA maturation RNase YbeY, with protein sequence MPVLVNNDQSANKVDVRWLKKEARRVLKALELEDDELSILLTDDPGIHELNRQYRDKDQPTDVLSFPQDDGAVNETGDRLLGDVVISVETADRQARDHHLSLQEELILLLIHGILHLMGYDHETSRKDARFMKTKTQEVFGHIFPGRQPSGTSNF encoded by the coding sequence ATGCCCGTCCTGGTGAACAACGACCAATCGGCAAACAAAGTCGACGTGCGCTGGCTTAAAAAAGAAGCGCGGCGTGTGTTGAAAGCGCTGGAGTTGGAAGACGACGAACTCAGCATCCTGCTGACCGACGACCCGGGCATCCACGAACTCAATCGCCAGTACCGCGATAAGGACCAGCCGACGGACGTGCTTTCGTTTCCGCAGGATGACGGCGCGGTCAACGAAACCGGCGACCGCCTGCTGGGCGATGTCGTCATCTCCGTCGAAACGGCGGACCGGCAGGCACGCGATCACCACCTGTCCCTGCAAGAGGAGTTGATCCTCCTCCTCATTCACGGCATACTGCACCTGATGGGATACGATCACGAAACGTCGCGGAAGGACGCGCGTTTCATGAAAACGAAAACGCAGGAAGTCTTCGGCCACATTTTCCCCGGCCGGCAACCTTCCGGAACCAGCAACTTCTGA
- a CDS encoding glycosyltransferase family 9 protein — protein sequence MNRLSGKKIVVVRTGALGDVLMTLPFLQAVHSMQPACLHVVVEARQKTLMEGFDCIDRAFATDDLQWWRVYGDDADCLPLQFLSDYDCVVALIQDHGGTVADRLRQRLPGEVIVRPPFPYREGLHVSEYYLETVPNLPSRPNWPPAWHAPESDRGEAGRVMASPQLSNGVWVLHPGSGGVSKNWPLARFQEQADWLHRQGPLPVFLLGPAEVAIAENVHAFCRERGFPVWDNFPLTLCATLLGECQGFLGNDAGMTHLAAALGLPTIAVFIKTDPGMWRPLGSGVSVVDIRKSKAADQAGAEAVQQALGRWVPLRPRA from the coding sequence ATGAATCGCCTTTCCGGGAAAAAAATCGTGGTCGTCCGCACCGGCGCGCTGGGCGACGTGTTGATGACTCTGCCGTTTTTGCAGGCGGTGCATTCCATGCAACCCGCCTGTCTCCACGTGGTGGTCGAAGCCCGTCAGAAAACTCTGATGGAAGGCTTCGACTGCATCGATCGCGCTTTCGCCACCGACGACCTGCAATGGTGGCGGGTGTATGGCGACGATGCCGATTGCCTGCCTTTGCAATTCCTTTCCGATTACGATTGCGTGGTGGCCCTCATTCAGGACCACGGCGGCACCGTAGCGGACCGGCTCCGTCAACGCCTGCCGGGGGAGGTGATCGTGCGCCCGCCGTTTCCTTATCGTGAGGGCCTGCACGTCAGCGAATATTACCTGGAAACGGTTCCCAACCTGCCGTCCCGGCCCAACTGGCCGCCGGCCTGGCACGCTCCCGAATCGGACCGTGGGGAGGCGGGGCGGGTGATGGCTTCTCCTCAACTCTCAAACGGCGTCTGGGTTCTGCATCCCGGAAGCGGCGGGGTTTCCAAAAACTGGCCGCTCGCCCGGTTTCAGGAACAGGCCGATTGGTTGCATCGGCAGGGTCCCCTGCCGGTGTTCCTGCTGGGTCCGGCGGAGGTGGCGATCGCCGAAAATGTCCACGCCTTTTGCCGGGAACGCGGATTCCCGGTATGGGACAATTTTCCCCTGACGTTGTGCGCCACGTTGCTCGGTGAGTGCCAGGGTTTTCTGGGCAACGATGCCGGGATGACCCACCTGGCGGCGGCGCTCGGCCTGCCCACCATCGCGGTATTTATAAAAACCGATCCGGGAATGTGGCGTCCCCTGGGCTCCGGCGTGAGCGTGGTCGATATCCGTAAAAGTAAGGCGGCGGATCAAGCCGGGGCGGAGGCGGTCCAGCAGGCGCTGGGCCGTTGGGTTCCGCTTCGGCCTCGTGCCTGA
- a CDS encoding sensor histidine kinase, with product MPFEPLVNNPYDSHLTEDQLRRKRIRARRNLALIVLALGLLTYFEFSYLRQQNATISDNIPVLLLFNIIIILLVLLVTLIARHLTKLYNERKSLMIGAKFQTKLILAFLTLALVPSVLLFFVASKLFSYSIGTWFSVQVEQSLQQSMEVAREYYSHVEKTNLFYAKKLDQFITNNQLYLEDRREQLRRLAETKVEEYQLGGVIIYDHEGRVVVSYASRAMPETYTNKDYSDLIRESMANQTITEPRSFTKGNYMVVITPLVQNLEDRRATWGYILTLSKIPQSTLFKIENIRNAFEEYKKQSFLKLPVSANYFTTFILMTLLILFSAIWLGFYMARGITVPIQELAQGTRRIAEGDLNFKVDVATNDEIGMLVNSFNSMTEELKQSRVKIDRVHRNLSDTNIELERRRYYTETILENIGAGVVSIDKKGVITTINKGAKRLLKMGDRKVHGRSYKEAFDPVLRDAIRHIIKQMDVGQQESFEKKLELTVGDSARTFLVNIKFMRDGAGKYLGLLLVFEDVTQLIKAQKISAWQEVAQGIAHEIKNPLTPIQLNTQRLRKKYYEDKKSFAKVFDESIRIITQEVEGMKDLLNEFLRFSRMPTPRPRPASLHQIIDDIHKLYKTHTKKPQVVKEFDLGITLLNIDPEQIRRVFINLFDNALDAIDPGGTLRISTRRDKRSGTIQIQFSDNGKGINPSDRDKLFLPHFTTKKRGTGLGLAIVTRIINEHNGSIQVADNTPKGTIFIIDLPDTSAQAAAPASQEPTLPRTAPPA from the coding sequence ATGCCGTTCGAGCCTTTAGTCAATAATCCCTACGATTCGCATCTCACCGAAGACCAGCTTCGCAGGAAAAGAATCCGGGCACGGCGCAACCTGGCCCTGATCGTCCTCGCGCTCGGTCTGCTGACTTATTTCGAGTTCTCCTACCTTCGCCAGCAGAACGCCACCATTTCGGACAACATTCCGGTTCTTCTGCTGTTCAACATCATTATCATCCTGCTGGTTTTGCTGGTGACGTTGATCGCGCGCCATCTGACCAAGCTGTACAACGAGCGTAAAAGCTTGATGATCGGCGCAAAGTTTCAAACCAAGCTGATCCTCGCGTTTTTGACCCTCGCACTGGTGCCTTCGGTCCTTTTGTTCTTCGTTGCCAGCAAGCTGTTCAGTTACAGCATCGGCACCTGGTTCAGCGTCCAGGTGGAGCAGTCGCTTCAACAGTCCATGGAGGTCGCGCGGGAATACTATTCTCACGTGGAAAAGACCAACCTGTTTTATGCGAAAAAACTGGACCAGTTCATCACCAACAACCAGTTGTACCTGGAAGACCGGCGCGAGCAATTGAGGCGGCTCGCGGAAACGAAGGTCGAAGAATACCAGTTGGGCGGCGTCATCATCTACGATCACGAGGGACGCGTGGTGGTTTCCTACGCCAGTCGTGCCATGCCGGAAACCTACACCAACAAGGATTACTCCGACCTCATTCGCGAAAGCATGGCCAACCAAACCATCACCGAGCCCCGTTCCTTCACCAAGGGCAACTACATGGTGGTCATCACGCCGCTCGTGCAAAACCTGGAAGACCGGCGGGCTACTTGGGGCTATATCCTGACCCTGTCGAAAATTCCACAGAGCACGCTGTTCAAAATCGAGAACATCCGCAACGCCTTTGAAGAATACAAAAAGCAGAGTTTTCTCAAACTGCCTGTCAGCGCCAATTACTTCACCACCTTCATTCTGATGACGTTGTTGATCCTGTTTTCCGCCATCTGGCTGGGATTTTACATGGCGCGGGGCATCACCGTTCCCATTCAGGAACTGGCACAGGGTACGCGGCGCATCGCCGAAGGCGACCTCAACTTCAAAGTCGATGTCGCCACCAACGACGAGATCGGCATGCTCGTCAACTCCTTCAACAGCATGACCGAGGAACTGAAACAGAGTCGCGTTAAGATCGACCGGGTCCATAGAAACCTGAGCGACACCAACATCGAACTGGAGCGCCGCCGGTACTATACGGAAACCATCCTCGAAAACATCGGCGCAGGCGTGGTATCCATCGACAAGAAAGGTGTCATCACCACCATCAACAAAGGCGCCAAGCGCCTGCTCAAAATGGGCGACCGCAAGGTACACGGGCGCAGTTACAAGGAAGCCTTCGACCCGGTCCTGCGCGACGCCATCCGCCACATCATCAAACAGATGGATGTCGGCCAACAGGAATCTTTCGAGAAAAAACTGGAGTTGACCGTCGGCGACAGCGCCCGCACGTTTCTCGTCAACATCAAGTTCATGCGCGATGGGGCGGGAAAGTACCTGGGGCTTCTGCTGGTGTTCGAGGACGTGACGCAACTCATCAAGGCGCAGAAGATTTCCGCCTGGCAGGAAGTGGCGCAGGGCATCGCTCATGAGATCAAAAATCCCCTGACGCCGATCCAGCTCAACACCCAGCGCCTGCGTAAAAAATATTACGAGGACAAGAAATCGTTCGCCAAGGTGTTCGACGAGAGCATCCGCATCATCACGCAGGAAGTGGAAGGCATGAAGGACCTGCTGAATGAATTTTTACGATTTTCGCGGATGCCCACTCCCCGGCCGCGCCCGGCGTCACTTCATCAAATCATCGACGACATTCATAAGCTTTACAAGACCCACACCAAAAAACCGCAGGTGGTCAAGGAATTCGATCTGGGCATCACGCTTCTCAATATCGATCCGGAGCAGATCCGCCGCGTGTTCATCAACCTGTTTGACAACGCGCTGGACGCCATCGATCCCGGCGGCACCCTGCGCATCTCCACCCGCCGGGACAAACGGTCGGGCACCATCCAAATCCAATTTTCTGATAATGGGAAAGGGATCAATCCCTCGGACCGTGACAAGCTGTTCCTACCGCACTTCACCACGAAGAAACGTGGCACCGGCCTGGGTCTCGCGATTGTCACCCGCATCATCAACGAACACAACGGGAGCATCCAGGTGGCCGACAACACACCGAAAGGCACGATCTTCATCATCGATCTGCCCGACACCTCCGCCCAGGCCGCCGCACCGGCGTCACAGGAACCCACCCTGCCCCGCACCGCCCCCCCGGCCTGA
- a CDS encoding 6-carboxytetrahydropterin synthase, giving the protein MIYITRKVEFCASHRLFNPTFSDEKNAQVFGLCNNPNGHGHNYTMEVTVKGDVDPKTGMVLDLKFLKKLVTEEIIDKVDHKNLNMDVEFLQGVIPTAENLAIKFWEVLEPKIGDGLLHEIKLYESPRNFVTYKGQVSERVD; this is encoded by the coding sequence ATGATTTATATAACACGAAAAGTAGAATTTTGCGCCAGTCACCGGCTGTTCAATCCAACCTTTTCTGACGAAAAAAACGCCCAGGTGTTTGGCCTTTGCAATAACCCCAACGGTCACGGCCACAACTACACCATGGAAGTGACCGTCAAAGGGGACGTGGATCCAAAAACCGGCATGGTGCTGGATCTCAAGTTCCTGAAGAAGCTCGTCACAGAAGAGATCATCGACAAAGTCGATCATAAAAATCTCAACATGGACGTGGAGTTTTTGCAAGGGGTCATCCCCACCGCCGAAAATCTGGCTATCAAGTTCTGGGAGGTGCTGGAACCGAAAATCGGCGACGGGTTGCTTCACGAAATCAAGTTGTACGAATCTCCGCGCAACTTCGTAACCTATAAAGGACAAGTCAGTGAAAGAGTTGATTGA
- the ndk gene encoding nucleoside-diphosphate kinase, which yields MERTFAIIKPDAVERNLTGKILERIESKGFRIAAMKRAKLTLEQAEGFYHVHKERPFFKDLTTYMSTGGPVVLLVLEKNSAITGWRELMGATNPKDAAEGTIRKEFAVDIEKNSVHGSDSAENAAFEISYFFSQTEIQS from the coding sequence ATGGAAAGAACGTTCGCCATCATCAAACCCGACGCCGTAGAACGCAACCTCACTGGAAAAATCCTGGAACGCATCGAATCCAAGGGCTTCCGCATCGCCGCCATGAAGCGCGCCAAACTGACCCTGGAGCAGGCAGAAGGGTTTTACCACGTTCACAAGGAACGTCCTTTCTTTAAGGACCTGACCACTTACATGTCCACCGGCGGCCCCGTGGTCCTGCTGGTGTTGGAAAAAAACAGCGCCATCACCGGCTGGCGGGAACTAATGGGCGCTACCAATCCCAAGGACGCGGCGGAAGGCACCATCCGCAAGGAGTTCGCTGTGGACATCGAAAAGAATTCCGTACACGGCTCCGACTCAGCGGAGAACGCGGCGTTCGAGATTTCCTACTTCTTCAGCCAGACGGAAATCCAATCCTGA
- a CDS encoding PhoH family protein — MNHTASRELLLESTEYIPEIFGTQDVNLKQIEKKFNVRITTRENQIRISGEPHEVEAVERLLVQLHDMLASGQRLVNGDIKFAIRLMAEDPDVDLKGLFSERIPVSPKKGFITPKGNTQRKMIQAIRQHDIVLAIGPAGTGKTYLAVAMAVEGFLKRQFRRIILTRPAVEAGEKLGFLPGDIAEKIQPYLMPLYDALYEMVEFNQVQQMIAEGYIEIAPLAYMRGRTLNDSFIILDEAQNSTREQMKMFLTRLGFRSKMVVTGDITQVDLPRGVQSGLIHARGILRDVNGIDLIEFGQKDVVRHELVKKIIGAYDRAESEEPPPSVPSE; from the coding sequence TTGAACCACACCGCCTCCAGGGAATTGCTTCTCGAAAGCACGGAATACATTCCTGAAATTTTCGGCACCCAGGACGTCAACCTCAAACAGATCGAAAAAAAATTCAACGTCCGCATCACCACGCGCGAAAACCAGATCCGCATCAGCGGCGAACCGCACGAGGTGGAGGCGGTCGAACGCTTGCTCGTGCAGTTGCACGATATGCTGGCCAGCGGTCAGCGGCTGGTGAACGGCGACATCAAGTTCGCCATCCGCCTCATGGCGGAAGATCCGGACGTCGATCTCAAGGGGCTGTTCAGCGAGCGCATTCCCGTATCGCCCAAGAAGGGGTTCATCACTCCCAAGGGCAACACCCAGCGCAAAATGATCCAGGCCATCCGCCAGCACGATATCGTGCTCGCCATCGGCCCCGCCGGTACCGGCAAGACCTACCTCGCCGTGGCCATGGCGGTGGAAGGTTTTCTGAAGCGCCAGTTCCGGCGCATCATCCTCACCCGTCCCGCAGTGGAAGCGGGCGAGAAGCTGGGCTTTCTGCCGGGAGACATCGCGGAAAAAATCCAGCCGTACCTGATGCCGCTCTACGACGCGCTTTACGAGATGGTGGAGTTCAACCAGGTCCAGCAGATGATCGCCGAGGGCTACATCGAGATCGCGCCCCTCGCCTACATGCGCGGGCGTACGCTGAACGACTCATTCATCATCCTCGATGAAGCGCAGAACTCGACCCGCGAACAGATGAAGATGTTTCTCACGCGGCTGGGATTCCGTTCGAAGATGGTGGTCACCGGCGACATCACACAGGTGGACCTGCCGCGCGGCGTGCAGTCCGGCCTCATCCACGCCAGGGGAATTTTGCGGGACGTCAACGGCATCGACCTGATTGAGTTCGGTCAGAAAGACGTGGTGCGGCACGAGTTGGTGAAGAAAATCATCGGGGCCTACGACCGGGCCGAAAGCGAAGAGCCGCCCCCTTCTGTCCCTTCTGAATGA
- a CDS encoding pyruvate ferredoxin oxidoreductase: MYYIADVDKDKCAETNCHLCTTYCPEANCINYSEEDKSAYVSVDRCKSCEICVYICRDVAKHNAIQMKWIDNLEDRFVIKRVGVVQR; the protein is encoded by the coding sequence ATGTACTACATTGCAGATGTAGATAAGGATAAATGCGCAGAAACCAACTGCCACCTGTGCACGACTTACTGTCCCGAAGCAAACTGCATTAATTACAGCGAAGAAGACAAATCCGCCTACGTTTCGGTGGACCGCTGTAAGTCTTGCGAAATCTGCGTTTACATCTGCAGAGACGTCGCCAAGCACAATGCCATCCAGATGAAATGGATCGACAATCTGGAAGATCGCTTCGTGATCAAGCGGGTGGGAGTGGTTCAACGCTGA
- a CDS encoding HIT family protein, translating into MENLWAPWRMDYIKSDKSKECIFCTAPQANDDMGRKLLYRGKLSFVIINIYPYSNGHLMVSPYRHLACLTDLTAEELAEIGLLTQKSMEILRQSYHPTGFNVGYNIGKSGGAGFEEHIHSHIVPRWTGDTNFMPVLAETKVHPEHIEATFQRLYPIFQELKI; encoded by the coding sequence ATGGAAAACCTTTGGGCCCCCTGGCGCATGGATTACATCAAGTCCGACAAAAGTAAGGAGTGCATCTTCTGCACGGCACCGCAGGCCAACGACGACATGGGCCGGAAACTGCTGTACCGCGGCAAGCTGAGTTTCGTCATCATCAACATCTACCCTTACTCCAACGGACATTTGATGGTTTCTCCATACCGTCACCTCGCCTGCCTGACCGACCTGACCGCCGAAGAGCTGGCGGAGATCGGACTGCTCACGCAGAAGTCCATGGAAATTTTACGCCAGTCGTACCATCCGACCGGCTTCAACGTGGGTTACAACATCGGCAAAAGCGGCGGCGCCGGGTTTGAGGAGCACATCCATTCCCATATCGTTCCACGTTGGACCGGCGACACCAACTTCATGCCTGTGCTTGCCGAAACCAAGGTGCACCCGGAGCATATTGAGGCCACGTTTCAACGGCTGTACCCCATCTTTCAGGAACTCAAAATTTAA